The Terriglobales bacterium genomic sequence GGCGAGCCCATGCTGCAGGAGCGAGAAGTTGTGCCGCTCATGGCAAGGTTGCTGGCTGAGGATTATCGGGTTTTGATTGAAACCAGTGGGGAGCGCCCGCTGGGGAGCGTTCCCAAATCAGTCCACAAGATCGTGGATGTAAAGTGTCCGGCTTCCGGCGAGGGGGGCAGTTTTCGGTTGGAGAACCTCGACGCGCTGACCGCAAACGATGAAGTGAAGTTCGTGATAGCCGACCGTGGAGACTATGAATTTGCCCGCGACTTTGTCCGGGAACATGGGTTTGAATCCCGCGTAGGCGATGTTTTGTTCTCTCCCGCCTTTCGCCAGGACGCCGGTCCCGCACGCGACGCTCGCAACTGTCTTCTCGACCCCAGAGAACTCGTGGAGTGGATCCTTGCGGATGGGCTGAATGTTCGCCTCGGTTTGCAGATTCACAAGTTCATCTGGGAGCCGATGATGAAGGGAGTCTGAGGGATCGGGCCATCGGGTGATCGGGTGAAGTAAGAACTGGCGATTTTCTGATTTTGCGATTTGGTGATTTGGTGATTAAAAATCGCAAAATCACAAAATCGCGAAATCCCAAAATGTGAGCTCTTGGCCGTTACTTCACCCGATGGCCCGATCACCCGATGGCCCGATTCTTGCTGCTGCCCTTGAAGTGGGCACTATGTTCGATTTACCTTGTTTTGCGGGTGGCAGCGCGAAA encodes the following:
- a CDS encoding radical SAM protein, with protein sequence MYIIEIYKSVQGESSFAGLPCIFVRLAGCNLRCSWCDSEYTFTGGRKMSLGEVLAEVKKLAPVKLVEITGGEPMLQEREVVPLMARLLAEDYRVLIETSGERPLGSVPKSVHKIVDVKCPASGEGGSFRLENLDALTANDEVKFVIADRGDYEFARDFVREHGFESRVGDVLFSPAFRQDAGPARDARNCLLDPRELVEWILADGLNVRLGLQIHKFIWEPMMKGV